One segment of Streptomyces sp. NBC_01463 DNA contains the following:
- the smpB gene encoding SsrA-binding protein SmpB, with protein MAKEKDTGRKMVAQNKKARHDYTILDTYECGLVLMGTEVKSLRMGRASLVDGFVQIDGGEAWLHNIHVPEYVQGTWTNHSAKRKRKLLMHRAEIDKLESKSQETGHTIVPLALYFTGGRVKVEIALAKGKKEYDKRQTLREKQDTRETNRAISAARRRQRSA; from the coding sequence ATGGCTAAGGAAAAAGACACCGGGCGCAAGATGGTCGCGCAGAACAAGAAGGCGCGCCACGACTACACCATCCTCGACACCTACGAGTGCGGCCTCGTGCTCATGGGCACCGAGGTCAAATCGCTGCGTATGGGACGGGCCTCCCTGGTGGACGGCTTCGTGCAGATCGACGGCGGCGAGGCGTGGCTGCACAACATCCATGTCCCGGAGTACGTCCAGGGCACCTGGACCAACCATTCCGCCAAGCGCAAGCGCAAGCTGCTGATGCACCGGGCCGAGATCGACAAGCTGGAGTCGAAGTCCCAGGAGACCGGCCACACGATCGTGCCGCTCGCCCTGTACTTCACGGGCGGCCGGGTCAAGGTCGAGATCGCGCTGGCGAAGGGCAAGAAGGAGTACGACAAGCGGCAGACGCTGCGCGAGAAGCAGGACACGAGGGAGACGAACCGGGCGATCTCGGCGGCCCGCCGCCGTCAGCGGAGCGCCTGA
- a CDS encoding glycosyltransferase: MTTPAPRVRHNRKKQTRRRRLPMRYMLPFLFLVALLAMLMLRGYVHSEILADHRIQPPAATDRVPEQVLEGGPVIDARSTTEPAKTLRIPDHRIVLTFDDGPDPVWTPRVLDELKKYHAHGVFFVTGTMASRYPELVERMVREGHEVGLHTFNHPDLSYQSTGRIDWELSQNQLVLAGAAGIRTSLFRPPYSSFADAMDDKSWPVTQYVGSRGYLTVVNNTDSEDWKRPGVRAIIERATPKHGKGAVILMHDSGGDRSQTVTALGRFLPKMQERGYEFANLTDALGAPSAHTPVTGFALWKGKAFVSAVDVSEHITDVLVVGLAVIGVLVLARFGLMLLLSFAHARRVRRKGFSWGEPLTRPVSVLVPAYNESKCIANTVRSLVASDYPLEVIVIDDGSTDGTADLVDAMRLPGVRVVRQRNAGKPAALNNGIAHARHDIIVMMDGDTVFEPSTVRELVQPFADPRVGAVAGNAKVGNRDSLIGAWQHIEYVMGFNLDRRMYDMLRCMPTIPGAVGAFRRDALNRIGGMSEDTLAEDTDVTMALHRDGWRVVYAENARAWTEAPESVQQLWSQRYRWSYGTMQAIWKHRRAVIERGPSGRFGRVGLPFVALFMVVAPLLAPLIDVFLLYGLVFGPTEKTVVAWLGVLAVQAVCAAYAFRLDRERMTHLISLPLQQVLYRQLMYVVLLQSWITALTGGRLRWQKLRRTGAVEAPGAVPGGQRGRSNDRRPVA, from the coding sequence ATGACCACACCCGCCCCGCGGGTCAGGCACAACCGCAAGAAGCAGACCCGGCGGCGCAGACTTCCCATGCGCTACATGCTGCCGTTCCTCTTCCTCGTTGCCCTGCTCGCCATGTTGATGCTGCGCGGCTACGTGCACAGCGAAATCCTCGCCGACCACCGGATCCAGCCACCGGCGGCCACCGACCGGGTGCCCGAGCAGGTGCTCGAAGGCGGCCCGGTCATCGACGCCCGCTCCACCACCGAGCCGGCCAAGACGCTGCGGATCCCCGATCACCGGATCGTGCTGACCTTCGACGACGGCCCCGACCCGGTCTGGACCCCGCGGGTCCTGGACGAGCTGAAGAAGTACCACGCGCACGGCGTCTTCTTCGTCACCGGCACCATGGCCTCGCGCTACCCGGAGCTGGTGGAGCGCATGGTCAGGGAGGGGCACGAGGTCGGTCTGCACACCTTCAACCACCCCGACCTCTCCTACCAGTCCACCGGCCGCATCGACTGGGAGCTCTCCCAGAACCAGCTGGTGCTGGCCGGCGCCGCCGGCATCCGCACCTCGCTGTTCCGGCCGCCCTACTCCTCGTTCGCCGACGCCATGGACGACAAGTCCTGGCCGGTCACCCAGTACGTCGGCAGCCGCGGCTACCTCACCGTCGTGAACAACACCGACAGCGAGGACTGGAAGCGGCCGGGCGTCCGGGCGATCATCGAGCGGGCCACGCCCAAGCACGGCAAGGGCGCCGTCATCCTCATGCACGACTCCGGAGGCGACCGGTCCCAGACCGTCACCGCTCTCGGCAGGTTCCTGCCGAAGATGCAGGAGCGGGGCTACGAGTTCGCCAACCTCACCGACGCGCTCGGCGCCCCCAGCGCGCACACCCCGGTCACCGGGTTCGCGCTCTGGAAGGGCAAGGCGTTCGTCTCCGCCGTCGACGTCTCCGAGCACATCACCGATGTGCTGGTGGTGGGCCTCGCCGTCATCGGGGTGCTGGTCCTGGCCCGCTTCGGCCTGATGCTGCTGCTGTCCTTCGCGCACGCCCGCCGGGTCCGCCGCAAGGGCTTCAGCTGGGGCGAGCCGCTCACCCGCCCGGTGTCCGTCCTGGTGCCCGCGTACAACGAGAGCAAGTGCATCGCCAACACGGTGCGTTCACTGGTCGCCAGCGACTATCCGCTGGAGGTCATCGTCATCGACGACGGTTCCACGGACGGCACCGCCGACCTCGTCGACGCGATGCGGCTGCCGGGCGTCCGGGTGGTGCGCCAGCGCAACGCAGGGAAGCCCGCCGCCCTGAACAACGGCATCGCGCATGCCCGTCACGACATCATCGTGATGATGGACGGCGACACGGTCTTCGAGCCGTCCACCGTCCGCGAGCTGGTCCAGCCCTTCGCCGACCCGCGGGTCGGGGCCGTCGCGGGCAACGCCAAGGTCGGCAACCGCGACTCGCTGATCGGCGCCTGGCAGCACATCGAGTACGTGATGGGCTTCAACCTCGACCGCCGGATGTACGACATGCTGCGCTGCATGCCGACCATCCCCGGCGCGGTCGGGGCGTTCCGCCGCGACGCGCTGAACCGGATCGGCGGCATGAGCGAGGACACCCTCGCCGAGGACACCGACGTCACGATGGCCCTGCACCGGGACGGCTGGCGCGTCGTGTACGCGGAGAACGCCCGGGCCTGGACCGAGGCGCCGGAGTCCGTGCAGCAGCTCTGGTCGCAGCGCTACCGCTGGTCGTACGGCACGATGCAGGCCATCTGGAAGCACCGCCGCGCGGTCATCGAGCGCGGACCGTCCGGCCGTTTCGGACGGGTCGGGCTGCCGTTCGTCGCCCTGTTCATGGTCGTCGCCCCGCTGCTCGCCCCCCTCATCGACGTCTTCCTGCTGTACGGACTCGTCTTCGGCCCCACGGAGAAGACGGTCGTCGCCTGGCTCGGCGTCCTCGCGGTGCAGGCCGTCTGCGCCGCGTACGCCTTCCGGCTCGACCGGGAGCGCATGACCCATCTGATCTCGCTGCCCCTCCAGCAGGTCCTCTACCGGCAGCTCATGTACGTGGTGCTGCTGCAGTCCTGGATCACCGCCCTCACCGGCGGCCGGCTCCGCTGGCAGAAGCTGCGCCGCACGGGGGCCGTGGAGGCCCCCGGTGCCGTGCCCGGCGGCCAGCGCGGGCGCAGCAACGACCGGAGGCCCGTCGCATGA
- a CDS encoding acyltransferase: MTHPSHPSAYPQQPPREPHTVPFPVQQDMAAPYGRTQWEPAPEAVPPVAEPAPAAAKKPGRDRYLDLLRSIALVRVVVYHIFGWAWLTVLFPSMGVMFALAGSLMARSLARPAWGVIRGRIRRLLPPMWAFSAVVLPMMFLLTWKPVREEGIWWFLKLGCYIFPVGAPPYPWLSGDKAGLLEDTWAVQAAGPLWYIRAYLWFVLASPLLLKAFRRLPWATMLAPIGLTAVIGSGLVTIPGETGNALVDFGMFGSCWILGFAHNDGLFEKVPRYLVVSLSALVMAFGLWWASGHLTADGWDLNDIPLAQATWSFGFCVILLQYAPSWQQLPGRLAAWDPLVTLANNRAVTIYLWHNLLIMATIPILDELWAIPFVDAHLGSEIEAVYTVLMFLLVWPLIGIMIVAVGWLEDVAAKRRPRLWPNGVRKTRERPAPEPSPAGGTRRR, translated from the coding sequence ATGACCCACCCGAGCCACCCTTCGGCGTACCCGCAGCAGCCGCCCCGGGAGCCGCACACGGTGCCGTTCCCGGTGCAGCAGGACATGGCGGCGCCGTACGGCCGGACGCAGTGGGAGCCGGCCCCCGAGGCAGTCCCGCCGGTGGCGGAGCCCGCTCCGGCAGCCGCGAAGAAGCCGGGCCGGGACCGCTACCTCGACCTGCTGCGCTCGATCGCGCTGGTCCGGGTCGTCGTCTACCACATCTTCGGCTGGGCCTGGCTGACGGTGCTGTTCCCCTCCATGGGAGTCATGTTCGCCCTGGCGGGTTCGCTCATGGCCCGCTCGCTGGCCCGTCCGGCATGGGGCGTCATCCGCGGCCGCATCCGTCGGCTGCTGCCCCCCATGTGGGCGTTCTCGGCCGTCGTCCTGCCGATGATGTTCCTCCTCACCTGGAAGCCGGTGCGGGAGGAGGGGATCTGGTGGTTCCTGAAGCTGGGCTGCTACATCTTCCCGGTCGGCGCGCCGCCGTACCCCTGGCTCAGCGGTGACAAGGCCGGGCTCCTGGAGGACACCTGGGCGGTGCAGGCGGCCGGTCCGCTCTGGTACATCCGCGCCTACCTCTGGTTCGTCCTGGCGTCGCCGCTGCTGCTGAAGGCGTTCCGCAGGCTGCCGTGGGCCACGATGCTCGCGCCCATCGGGCTCACCGCCGTCATCGGTTCGGGCCTGGTCACGATCCCCGGCGAGACGGGCAACGCCCTCGTCGACTTCGGGATGTTCGGCTCCTGCTGGATCCTCGGCTTCGCCCACAACGACGGGCTGTTCGAGAAGGTCCCGCGCTATCTGGTGGTGTCGCTCTCGGCGCTCGTCATGGCGTTCGGCCTGTGGTGGGCCTCGGGACATCTCACGGCGGACGGCTGGGACCTCAACGACATCCCGCTCGCCCAGGCCACCTGGTCGTTCGGCTTCTGCGTGATCCTGCTCCAGTACGCGCCGTCGTGGCAGCAGCTGCCGGGCCGGCTGGCCGCCTGGGACCCGTTGGTGACGCTCGCCAACAACCGGGCGGTGACGATCTACCTCTGGCACAACCTGCTGATCATGGCGACGATACCGATACTGGACGAGCTCTGGGCCATACCGTTCGTCGACGCCCATCTGGGGTCGGAGATAGAGGCCGTGTACACCGTCCTGATGTTCCTCCTGGTCTGGCCGCTGATAGGGATCATGATCGTGGCGGTCGGCTGGCTGGAGGACGTCGCCGCCAAGCGCCGGCCGAGGCTGTGGCCGAACGGCGTGCGCAAGACCCGTGAACGGCCCGCGCCCGAGCCCTCGCCGGCGGGCGGCACGCGCCGGCGCTGA
- a CDS encoding NarK/NasA family nitrate transporter, with translation MAGRWIEQWEPEDETFWREKGERIARRNLWFSVLSEHIGFSIWTLWSVMVLFMGPEYGVDPAGKFFLISTATLVGALVRVPYTFAVARFGGRNWTVFSAFTLLVPTVAAFVVMEPGTSYPTLVAVAALTGIGGGNFASSMTNINAFFPLRKKGWALGLNAGGGNIGVPVVQLVGLLVIGTAGAMHPRIVLGVYIPLIVVAGLCAARFMDNLAPVQNDTGAAKDAVRDPHTWIMAVLYIGTFGSFIGYSFAFGLVLQTQFGRTPLQAASLTFVGPLLGSLIRPVGGWLADRYGGARITLANYAAMAVATGVVVYASGIESLTVFLIGFTALFVLTGLGNGSTFKMIPGIFHAKAIAQGLRGEEAAAQGRRLSGAAMGLIGAVGALGGLAINLAFRQSFQTSGTGTAAFWSFLAFYGVCFLLTWAVYLRRTVAAPAKPQLSYAEV, from the coding sequence ATGGCTGGCCGTTGGATCGAGCAGTGGGAACCCGAGGACGAGACCTTCTGGCGGGAGAAGGGCGAGCGGATCGCCCGCCGGAACCTGTGGTTCTCCGTCCTGTCCGAGCACATCGGGTTCTCCATCTGGACCCTGTGGTCGGTGATGGTCCTGTTCATGGGACCGGAGTACGGGGTGGACCCGGCCGGGAAGTTCTTCCTGATCTCCACCGCGACGCTGGTCGGCGCCCTCGTGCGGGTGCCGTACACCTTCGCCGTGGCCCGGTTCGGCGGCCGGAACTGGACCGTGTTCAGCGCGTTCACCCTGCTGGTTCCGACGGTGGCCGCCTTCGTCGTGATGGAGCCCGGGACCTCGTACCCCACGCTCGTCGCCGTGGCGGCGCTGACCGGTATCGGCGGCGGCAACTTCGCCTCCTCGATGACGAACATCAACGCCTTCTTCCCGCTGCGAAAGAAGGGCTGGGCGCTGGGGCTCAACGCGGGCGGCGGCAACATCGGGGTGCCCGTCGTGCAGCTCGTCGGGCTGCTGGTGATCGGGACCGCGGGCGCCATGCACCCGCGGATCGTGCTCGGCGTGTACATCCCGCTGATCGTCGTCGCCGGTCTGTGCGCCGCGCGCTTCATGGACAACCTGGCGCCCGTGCAGAACGACACCGGGGCCGCGAAGGACGCCGTGCGCGACCCGCACACCTGGATCATGGCGGTGCTCTACATCGGCACCTTCGGCTCGTTCATCGGCTACAGCTTCGCCTTCGGGCTCGTCCTGCAGACGCAGTTCGGCCGCACCCCGCTGCAGGCCGCATCGCTCACCTTCGTCGGCCCGCTGCTGGGCTCGCTCATCAGGCCCGTCGGCGGCTGGCTGGCCGACCGGTACGGCGGCGCCCGGATCACCCTGGCCAACTACGCCGCCATGGCCGTGGCGACCGGAGTCGTCGTCTACGCATCCGGCATCGAATCGCTCACCGTGTTCCTCATCGGCTTCACGGCCCTGTTCGTCCTGACGGGGCTCGGCAACGGATCGACGTTCAAGATGATCCCGGGCATCTTCCACGCCAAGGCGATCGCCCAGGGGCTGCGCGGCGAGGAGGCGGCGGCCCAGGGGCGGCGGCTGTCCGGGGCGGCGATGGGACTCATCGGCGCGGTCGGCGCGCTCGGCGGGCTCGCCATCAACCTCGCCTTCCGGCAGTCCTTCCAGACCTCGGGCACCGGAACGGCGGCCTTCTGGTCCTTCCTGGCCTTCTACGGTGTGTGCTTCCTGCTCACCTGGGCGGTATACCTTCGCCGCACCGTGGCAGCCCCGGCGAAGCCCCAGCTCAGCTATGCAGAGGTGTGA
- a CDS encoding uroporphyrinogen-III synthase: MHDDEQHGPLAGFTVGVTAARRADELGTLLRRRGATVVHAPALRIVPLADDSELLAATKELVDAVPDVVVATTAIGFRGWIEAADGWGIGEQLLDTLRGVELLARGPKVKGAVRAAGLTEAWSPASESMAEVLERLLEEGVEGRRIALQLHGEPLPGFVESLRAAGGEVVGVPVYRWMPPEDIAPLDRLIDITLARGLDALTFTSAPAAVSVLRRAEERGLLPELMGVLQGEVLSACVGPVTALPLQARGVDTVQPERFRLGPLVQLICRELPARARTLPVAGHRVEIRGHAVLVDDELRAVPPAGMALLHTLARRPGWVVARADLLRALPGSGTDEHAVETAMARLRTALGAPRLIQTVVKRGYRLALDPASDAKYADS; the protein is encoded by the coding sequence ATGCACGACGACGAACAGCACGGGCCCCTCGCGGGCTTCACGGTCGGTGTCACCGCCGCACGCCGGGCGGACGAACTCGGCACCCTGCTGCGGCGGCGGGGCGCCACCGTGGTGCACGCCCCCGCTCTGCGGATCGTGCCGCTCGCCGACGACAGCGAACTGCTCGCCGCCACCAAGGAACTCGTCGACGCCGTCCCCGACGTGGTCGTCGCGACCACGGCGATCGGCTTCCGCGGCTGGATCGAGGCCGCCGACGGCTGGGGCATCGGCGAGCAGCTGCTGGACACGCTGCGCGGGGTCGAACTGCTGGCCCGCGGGCCCAAGGTCAAGGGCGCGGTCCGTGCCGCCGGACTGACCGAGGCCTGGTCGCCGGCGTCCGAATCCATGGCGGAGGTCCTCGAACGGCTGCTGGAGGAGGGCGTCGAGGGGCGGCGCATCGCCCTCCAGCTGCACGGCGAACCCCTCCCCGGTTTCGTGGAGTCGCTGCGCGCGGCCGGCGGCGAGGTCGTCGGGGTCCCGGTCTACCGCTGGATGCCGCCCGAGGACATCGCCCCGCTCGACCGGCTCATCGACATCACCCTCGCCCGCGGCCTGGACGCGCTCACCTTCACCAGCGCTCCGGCGGCGGTCTCCGTGCTGCGCCGGGCGGAGGAGCGCGGGCTGCTGCCCGAACTGATGGGCGTGCTGCAGGGGGAGGTCCTGTCCGCCTGCGTCGGGCCGGTCACCGCACTGCCGTTGCAGGCCCGCGGCGTCGACACCGTCCAGCCCGAGCGCTTCCGGCTCGGCCCGCTCGTCCAGCTGATCTGCCGGGAACTGCCCGCCCGGGCCCGGACCCTGCCCGTCGCCGGGCACCGGGTCGAGATCCGCGGCCACGCCGTCCTGGTCGACGACGAACTGCGCGCGGTGCCGCCCGCCGGCATGGCCCTGCTGCACACCCTGGCCCGCCGGCCGGGCTGGGTGGTGGCCCGCGCCGACCTGCTGCGCGCCCTGCCGGGCAGCGGTACGGACGAGCACGCGGTGGAGACGGCGATGGCCCGGCTGCGCACCGCACTCGGGGCTCCCCGGCTGATCCAGACGGTCGTCAAGCGCGGCTACCGGCTGGCCCTGGACCCGGCGTCCGACGCCAAGTACGCCGACTCCTGA
- a CDS encoding DUF1772 domain-containing protein, which translates to MTTSGPDRPTSALHHLVIGGAAVTTGLMAGTFYAFSCAVMPALGRSDDRTFIEVMRNINDVIENPVFFAGFFGALILTAAAAWQQRRSPGPRRWLLAALAVYAVAFLLTSGVNVPLNNALADAGDPARIADPAAVRDRFEDAWVAWNAVRAVLCTAALALLLRARVLVAPPGARRLPQESAYLASDAGSRASR; encoded by the coding sequence ATGACAACCAGCGGGCCCGACCGGCCGACCTCAGCCCTCCACCACCTCGTCATCGGCGGTGCCGCCGTCACCACCGGACTGATGGCGGGCACCTTCTACGCCTTCTCGTGCGCGGTCATGCCCGCGCTCGGCCGCAGCGACGACCGGACCTTCATCGAGGTGATGCGGAACATCAACGACGTCATCGAGAACCCGGTCTTCTTCGCCGGCTTCTTCGGCGCGCTGATCCTCACCGCGGCCGCCGCCTGGCAGCAGCGCCGCTCCCCCGGCCCCCGCCGGTGGCTCCTCGCGGCGCTCGCGGTGTACGCCGTGGCGTTCCTGCTCACCTCGGGCGTCAACGTCCCGCTGAACAACGCCCTCGCGGACGCCGGTGACCCCGCGCGGATCGCCGACCCCGCCGCCGTACGGGACAGGTTCGAGGACGCCTGGGTCGCCTGGAACGCCGTGCGGGCGGTGCTGTGCACCGCCGCGCTCGCCCTCCTGCTGCGGGCCCGGGTCCTCGTCGCGCCGCCCGGCGCGCGCCGGCTCCCTCAGGAGTCGGCGTACTTGGCGTCGGACGCCGGGTCCAGGGCCAGCCGGTAG
- a CDS encoding GNAT family N-acetyltransferase, producing the protein MTDDIHLIDAEVRLRPLTLADAGPRAESLTRSRTYMRPWEPVRPEAFYTEQGQRERLADALADREAGRAMTWTLADAQDRAIGGFSLNALVLGPFRSATLGYWVDVAFAGRGLATAAVRLICELARDELRLHRIEAGTVVDNTASQRVLAKCGFEEFGMAPRYLHIDGEWRDHRLFQRILHDGPLTGAPAAPGA; encoded by the coding sequence ATGACCGATGACATCCACCTGATCGACGCGGAGGTACGGCTCCGCCCCCTGACCCTGGCCGACGCCGGCCCCCGCGCGGAGTCCCTGACCCGCAGCCGTACGTACATGCGGCCCTGGGAGCCCGTGCGGCCCGAGGCCTTCTACACCGAGCAGGGGCAGCGCGAGCGGCTCGCCGACGCCTTGGCGGACCGCGAGGCGGGGCGCGCGATGACGTGGACCCTCGCCGACGCGCAGGACCGCGCGATCGGCGGGTTCAGCCTCAACGCCCTGGTCCTCGGGCCGTTCCGCAGCGCCACCCTGGGCTACTGGGTGGACGTGGCGTTCGCGGGCCGCGGACTGGCCACCGCCGCCGTGCGGCTGATCTGCGAACTGGCCAGGGACGAACTGCGGCTGCACCGGATCGAGGCCGGCACGGTGGTGGACAACACGGCGTCGCAGCGGGTGCTCGCCAAGTGCGGCTTCGAGGAGTTCGGCATGGCCCCGCGCTATCTGCACATCGACGGCGAATGGCGCGACCACCGGCTCTTCCAGCGCATCCTGCACGACGGCCCGTTGACCGGGGCACCGGCCGCCCCCGGCGCCTGA
- a CDS encoding GNAT family N-acetyltransferase → MNDDLRTDRILDGSLVLRPWLPGDLGVLLDAYRDPAIQAGSRAPVADEEAAADWLRAQDEGRASGLRHSFAVVDTALGDGPVGNVVLVRPSPGSDAAEVGYWTAAPARGRGIAPRALEALTGWAFTSPAGDGLVRLDLLHQEDNEASCRVAEKAGYAFAEVLPAHPPWPLAGHRHERRAAGR, encoded by the coding sequence ATGAACGACGACCTGCGCACCGACCGCATCCTGGACGGCTCCCTGGTGCTCCGCCCCTGGCTGCCGGGCGACCTCGGGGTCCTCCTGGACGCCTACCGCGACCCGGCGATCCAGGCCGGATCCCGCGCCCCGGTGGCGGACGAGGAGGCGGCGGCGGACTGGCTGCGGGCCCAGGACGAGGGCCGGGCGTCCGGGCTGCGCCACAGCTTCGCCGTCGTGGACACGGCGCTCGGGGACGGGCCGGTCGGGAACGTCGTCCTGGTGCGCCCCTCGCCCGGCTCGGACGCGGCCGAGGTCGGCTACTGGACGGCGGCGCCCGCCCGCGGCCGCGGCATCGCCCCGCGGGCCCTGGAAGCGCTCACCGGCTGGGCGTTCACCTCACCGGCAGGGGACGGGCTGGTCCGGCTCGACCTGCTGCACCAGGAGGACAACGAGGCGTCGTGCCGGGTGGCCGAGAAGGCCGGATACGCCTTCGCGGAGGTGCTGCCCGCGCACCCGCCGTGGCCGCTGGCCGGCCACCGCCACGAGCGCCGGGCGGCGGGCCGCTGA
- a CDS encoding ABATE domain-containing protein, producing the protein MATRRGSCDWRFDSGRLCLDLVATGTGSPGTADPLDRPERLADWLTAAGAVPRGTLLQGVDDHWLVRFRQLRTALDRLLTAQLGGRGADGALERVNALAAGSPPVLCAVRAGDGALVRGLSTEPDCAALLAAVARDAVELLTDPVALDGLRRCEGDHCRRVYLDTSRGRRRRWCSSEVCGNRERVARHRRRNADPAGALRDRAAPEP; encoded by the coding sequence ATGGCGACGCGCAGGGGCTCGTGCGACTGGCGGTTCGACTCCGGGCGGCTCTGCCTGGACCTGGTCGCGACGGGGACCGGGAGCCCGGGCACCGCCGATCCGCTGGACCGGCCCGAACGGCTCGCCGACTGGCTGACGGCCGCCGGAGCCGTCCCGCGGGGCACCCTGCTCCAGGGCGTGGACGACCACTGGCTCGTGCGCTTCCGGCAGTTGCGGACCGCCCTGGACCGGCTGCTGACCGCACAGCTCGGCGGGCGCGGCGCCGACGGCGCCCTGGAGCGCGTCAACGCGCTCGCCGCCGGCTCCCCGCCGGTCCTGTGCGCCGTGCGCGCCGGTGACGGCGCGCTGGTGCGCGGCCTGAGCACCGAACCCGACTGCGCGGCCCTGCTGGCCGCCGTGGCGCGCGACGCCGTCGAGCTCCTCACCGACCCGGTCGCGCTGGACGGGCTGCGCCGCTGCGAGGGCGACCACTGCCGGCGCGTCTACCTGGACACCTCGCGCGGCCGGCGCCGCCGCTGGTGCTCCAGCGAGGTCTGCGGCAACCGCGAACGGGTCGCCCGGCACCGGCGCCGCAACGCGGACCCGGCAGGCGCCCTCCGGGACCGGGCGGCACCGGAGCCGTAA
- a CDS encoding sigma-70 family RNA polymerase sigma factor: protein MRKDAAVADDRPHRARHRSGPPPSPSAVPDEELMRALYREHAGPLLAYVLRLVAGDRQRAEDVVQETLIRAWKNAGSLNRATGSVRPWLVTVARRIVIDGHRSRQARPHEVDPSPLEVIPAEDEIDKALWLMTLSDALDDLTPAHREALVETYFKGRTVNEAAEVLGIPSGTVRSRVFYALRSMKLALEERGITA from the coding sequence GTGCGCAAGGATGCGGCCGTGGCCGATGACCGTCCGCACCGGGCCCGGCATCGCAGTGGGCCGCCCCCGTCACCCTCCGCCGTCCCTGACGAGGAGCTGATGCGGGCGCTCTACCGCGAACACGCCGGACCCCTGCTCGCGTACGTGCTCCGCCTCGTCGCCGGTGACCGGCAGCGGGCCGAGGACGTGGTGCAGGAGACGCTCATCCGTGCCTGGAAGAACGCCGGTTCGCTCAACAGGGCCACCGGTTCCGTCCGGCCCTGGCTGGTGACGGTCGCCCGGCGCATCGTCATCGATGGCCACCGCAGTCGGCAGGCCCGGCCGCACGAGGTCGACCCGTCACCGCTGGAGGTCATTCCCGCGGAGGACGAGATTGACAAGGCGCTGTGGCTGATGACGCTCTCGGACGCGCTCGACGATTTGACCCCCGCCCACCGGGAAGCATTGGTCGAGACCTACTTCAAGGGCCGTACGGTCAACGAGGCGGCCGAGGTCCTCGGCATCCCCAGTGGCACGGTGCGGTCCCGGGTCTTCTACGCACTGAGGTCGATGAAGCTCGCACTGGAGGAGAGGGGGATCACGGCATGA
- a CDS encoding zf-HC2 domain-containing protein, translating to MSDHDWEPFGPRPAGPSGPAGPFVPGPAAGPVDEAGHDAAGAYVLGILDPAEAAAFEEHLAGCARCAAHLDEFAGLEPMLAMLAEAPAAVPGARPVPHVPAPPAPRVLDTLVDEVAAKRARRTRRGRYLVAAAAALIIGGPVIAVTATDSGSGTVEAADPHPTSPAEDAFFHHMKEKVEATDPVTAVDATVGMEPKAWGTHTVLELKNVKGPQKCRLVAVSKTGEEEVVTSWSVPKWGYGITDSTHPAARYPLYVHGGAAMERADIDHFEVRTFDGERLVSVDA from the coding sequence ATGAGCGACCACGACTGGGAGCCCTTCGGGCCCCGCCCGGCCGGTCCCTCCGGCCCCGCCGGGCCCTTCGTCCCGGGCCCGGCCGCCGGACCCGTCGACGAGGCGGGACACGACGCGGCGGGCGCGTACGTCCTCGGCATCCTGGACCCCGCCGAGGCCGCCGCCTTCGAGGAGCACCTGGCCGGCTGCGCCCGCTGCGCCGCCCATCTCGACGAGTTCGCCGGTCTTGAGCCGATGCTCGCGATGCTCGCCGAGGCCCCGGCCGCCGTGCCGGGCGCCCGGCCGGTCCCGCACGTCCCGGCGCCGCCCGCGCCCCGGGTGCTCGACACCCTGGTCGACGAGGTCGCCGCCAAACGCGCCCGGCGCACCCGGCGCGGGAGATACCTGGTGGCGGCGGCAGCGGCGCTGATCATCGGGGGCCCGGTGATCGCGGTGACGGCGACCGACAGCGGCAGCGGCACCGTCGAGGCGGCCGACCCGCACCCCACCAGCCCCGCCGAGGACGCCTTCTTCCACCACATGAAGGAGAAGGTGGAGGCGACCGACCCCGTGACCGCGGTCGACGCCACGGTCGGCATGGAGCCGAAGGCCTGGGGCACGCACACCGTGCTGGAGCTGAAGAACGTGAAGGGCCCGCAGAAGTGCCGGCTGGTCGCCGTCTCCAAGACCGGCGAGGAGGAGGTCGTCACCTCCTGGTCCGTGCCGAAGTGGGGCTACGGCATCACGGACTCCACGCATCCGGCCGCCAGATATCCGCTCTACGTCCACGGCGGGGCGGCCATGGAGCGGGCCGACATCGACCACTTCGAGGTCCGTACGTTCGACGGCGAACGGCTGGTGAGCGTCGACGCCTGA